From one Candidatus Bathyarchaeia archaeon genomic stretch:
- a CDS encoding archaellin/type IV pilin N-terminal domain-containing protein: protein MTRRLHADRRGISPVVATVILVAVTIVVAVAVAYWMGGLTAIYTRFEKLEITAAYAEQWEKEEDNITTSQYYNITLNIKNSGSADATIDNILLNGKPPSQYAENVTEIRGDSTTLWDGTEWKSNLSVKAGVSATITIVVKAVAPFTPGTSIEVKIHTAAGQEYPKTITLP, encoded by the coding sequence ATGACTAGGAGATTACATGCCGATAGGAGGGGCATAAGCCCGGTTGTCGCAACAGTAATACTAGTTGCCGTAACAATAGTCGTCGCAGTCGCAGTAGCATACTGGATGGGAGGACTAACAGCAATATACACAAGATTCGAAAAACTAGAAATAACAGCAGCATACGCGGAACAATGGGAAAAAGAGGAAGATAATATTACTACTAGTCAATATTATAATATTACTCTGAACATAAAGAACAGCGGCTCAGCAGACGCAACAATAGACAACATCCTACTAAACGGAAAACCCCCAAGCCAATATGCTGAAAACGTTACCGAAATTCGGGGCGACAGCACCACTCTATGGGATGGTACTGAATGGAAGAGTAATTTATCGGTGAAGGCTGGAGTCTCAGCGACCATTACGATAGTAGTGAAAGCAGTTGCTCCGTTTACTCCTGGGACGAGTATTGAGGTTAAGATTCATACTGCTGCCGGTCAGGAGTATCCTAAGACCATAACGCTACCATAG
- a CDS encoding A24 family peptidase C-terminal domain-containing protein — MFEWLDSARTAICLLFLTAASIHDIKSREVPNSIWIVFALIGLALTLISLALSGWNRTTILTWLVTAAVTVGLSMALFYLGLFGGADAKALMCLAAAMPTQPSIMPIKPLLEQINTHCILQLPLPISTFNNAVLTASLLAIAILIKNLVNLARNREKIFDGIENVGPLTKIFTLLTGYRVDANKLRSEKHHYIILEEISRGEDGKIKRRLKPLQRLSSEEENNMGKNIPEDLNGKIWVTPGLPFITFITAGFTTAIFIGDIIFLAINILIH; from the coding sequence ATGTTTGAGTGGCTTGATTCAGCTAGGACTGCAATATGCCTACTATTTCTCACAGCAGCATCAATCCATGACATAAAATCTAGGGAGGTTCCAAACAGCATATGGATTGTTTTCGCACTAATAGGTTTAGCATTAACGCTTATATCGCTGGCTTTAAGCGGCTGGAACCGAACAACCATATTAACGTGGCTTGTTACAGCAGCAGTAACAGTTGGGCTATCAATGGCACTATTCTATTTAGGCTTATTCGGTGGTGCAGATGCAAAAGCCCTAATGTGCCTGGCAGCAGCCATGCCAACCCAGCCTAGCATAATGCCAATAAAGCCTCTTCTGGAGCAGATAAACACGCATTGTATACTCCAGCTGCCTCTGCCAATATCAACATTCAATAATGCAGTCTTAACAGCCTCACTCCTAGCAATAGCAATATTAATTAAAAACCTAGTGAATCTAGCAAGAAATAGAGAAAAAATATTTGATGGAATAGAGAATGTAGGACCCCTAACAAAGATCTTCACACTCCTAACAGGCTACAGGGTAGACGCCAACAAACTACGCTCAGAAAAACACCATTACATAATCCTAGAGGAAATCAGCAGAGGCGAGGATGGAAAAATAAAAAGACGCCTAAAACCATTACAACGTCTAAGCAGCGAAGAAGAAAATAATATGGGGAAAAACATACCCGAAGACTTAAACGGAAAAATCTGGGTTACACCGGGATTACCCTTCATAACATTCATAACAGCCGGCTTCACAACAGCCATATTTATAGGCGACATAATATTCTTGGCTATAAATATTTTAATCCATTAA
- a CDS encoding UbiA family prenyltransferase: protein MVKIKPYISLIKSKLPPSNMAPFSFSLSEILASILSLILAGKPTLLFIINSTILYLSVLFISLSAYIYNDCTDIEIDKINKLNRPLVTGEATESDAKKLIIFLGTLSLILSSMVNLESFLLMLVFTILLFSYSYSKIRLKNKFLVKDLTIATGSFLPYIIGGFSVGSIFPPVILMGIIGFISALSTSVIKDFKQIEGDKIYRVKTLPIVWGPKLTVRFVIAVILSASIGTALGYYQLGFNMIFPILSFCASAAWIYVVYPLLRSSGSQLHLFNPMTLIGKVAVICFSIQIITIIGSIL from the coding sequence ATGGTGAAAATTAAACCTTATATTTCATTGATTAAATCAAAATTACCACCCAGCAACATGGCGCCCTTCTCCTTTTCTTTAAGTGAAATTTTAGCATCGATCCTCTCATTGATTTTAGCTGGCAAACCTACTCTATTGTTCATTATTAATTCTACTATATTATATCTGTCAGTACTTTTCATTTCACTCAGCGCCTACATCTATAATGATTGTACAGACATAGAAATCGACAAAATAAACAAATTAAATAGGCCATTAGTTACGGGAGAAGCTACGGAGAGTGATGCAAAGAAACTTATCATATTTTTAGGAACACTCAGTCTCATACTCTCCTCCATGGTTAATTTAGAGAGCTTCCTGCTTATGCTAGTGTTCACAATCCTGCTTTTTTCCTACTCTTATTCCAAAATTCGCTTAAAAAATAAATTTCTAGTTAAAGATTTAACAATAGCTACGGGATCTTTTCTCCCATATATTATCGGAGGTTTTTCTGTTGGTTCCATATTTCCACCAGTCATCCTCATGGGGATCATAGGCTTTATATCTGCTTTAAGCACATCTGTAATTAAAGATTTTAAACAAATTGAGGGAGATAAAATATATAGAGTTAAGACTTTACCAATTGTTTGGGGCCCCAAGCTTACCGTTAGATTTGTAATAGCAGTAATTCTTTCAGCCAGTATTGGAACAGCATTAGGATATTATCAATTGGGCTTCAACATGATTTTCCCAATACTAAGCTTCTGTGCGTCTGCGGCTTGGATTTATGTGGTGTATCCTTTATTACGCTCTTCCGGCAGTCAACTCCATTTATTTAACCCGATGACATTAATTGGGAAAGTAGCTGTAATATGTTTTTCAATTCAAATAATAACAATAATCGGATCCATTTTATAA
- a CDS encoding winged helix-turn-helix domain-containing protein yields the protein MFESDLKDVINIISSLDSEDSIKILLACEKGIEKSTEIIKKLGLTQKRYYVRLTKLIESGLVEKDQSSYRLTVLGRFCLKIVEALMKIAEQKDKLELADKMRKLLEDNKSNSLDIISKSKIFTFIDISEILYGVKIITNYDETINEIINLLNSAKESIYMVTNKIDFRVAESIFKAIKNNIRIYFLSKKKSLFGDANVQILSFLLDSEIRNFVVNFLRDIAHLKDVNFRVTDNIDFCFTIIDNKYCIIELPLIEDSNLFLALKFRNEEICHVLIKLFNDLYEKGDPDPRIEFLKKSILSLKI from the coding sequence ATGTTTGAGAGTGATTTGAAAGACGTAATCAACATTATTTCGTCATTAGATAGTGAAGACTCTATAAAAATACTATTGGCATGTGAAAAAGGAATAGAAAAATCAACTGAAATTATTAAAAAACTTGGGCTCACTCAGAAGAGATACTATGTGCGGCTCACTAAACTAATTGAGTCCGGTCTAGTGGAGAAGGATCAAAGCTCTTATAGGCTTACTGTATTAGGGAGATTCTGTCTTAAAATAGTGGAAGCATTGATGAAAATTGCGGAACAAAAAGACAAATTAGAGTTGGCTGATAAAATGAGAAAGTTACTGGAAGACAATAAGTCTAATTCACTCGATATAATTTCTAAGAGTAAAATATTTACATTCATAGACATCAGTGAAATTTTGTATGGTGTTAAAATTATTACAAATTATGATGAAACTATAAATGAAATTATAAATCTATTGAATTCCGCAAAAGAAAGTATTTATATGGTTACGAATAAAATTGATTTTAGAGTAGCTGAAAGCATATTTAAAGCTATCAAAAATAATATACGGATCTACTTTCTGTCAAAGAAAAAGTCTCTTTTCGGGGATGCGAATGTACAGATATTAAGTTTTCTCTTAGATTCAGAGATAAGAAATTTTGTTGTAAATTTTCTACGGGATATTGCTCATCTAAAAGATGTTAATTTTAGGGTGACAGATAATATCGATTTTTGCTTTACCATAATCGATAATAAATATTGTATTATTGAATTACCGCTTATAGAAGATTCTAATCTATTTTTAGCTCTTAAATTTAGAAATGAGGAAATCTGCCATGTACTCATAAAACTATTTAATGATCTCTATGAGAAGGGGGATCCCGATCCTCGAATTGAATTTTTAAAGAAAAGCATTCTCAGTCTTAAAATTTAG
- a CDS encoding cytidylate kinase family protein, which translates to MNLQEKSKKIIICVSGLAGSGKSTVAKRIAEHYGLKYYSGGDALKAVAAEMGYNVSDRGWWETEGGIHFLEERLKNLDLDRRVDEKMLEWAKEGNVVLDSWTMPWILKEGFKIWLDATEDVRAKRIAMRDGISVEEALRRMRDREGRTKEIYRRLYGFRLGEDFEPFHVILDVNNLNQDEVFKALCLIIDNMVLREKKII; encoded by the coding sequence ATGAATTTACAGGAAAAATCCAAAAAAATCATTATATGCGTATCTGGCTTAGCTGGTTCTGGAAAGAGTACTGTTGCTAAAAGGATTGCTGAGCACTATGGATTAAAGTATTATTCTGGTGGAGATGCTTTAAAGGCTGTTGCTGCGGAGATGGGCTACAACGTCTCTGATAGGGGTTGGTGGGAGACTGAGGGCGGCATACACTTCCTCGAAGAGCGCCTAAAAAATCTAGACTTGGATAGAAGGGTTGATGAGAAGATGCTTGAGTGGGCTAAAGAAGGCAATGTTGTCCTAGACAGTTGGACTATGCCATGGATCCTAAAGGAGGGCTTCAAGATATGGCTTGATGCCACCGAGGATGTTAGGGCTAAGCGAATAGCTATGAGGGATGGAATAAGTGTTGAGGAGGCTCTTAGACGCATGAGGGATAGGGAAGGTAGAACCAAGGAGATTTATAGGAGACTATACGGCTTCAGATTAGGCGAAGACTTCGAGCCATTCCACGTAATACTCGACGTAAATAACCTAAATCAAGACGAGGTCTTCAAAGCATTATGCCTAATAATTGATAATATGGTTTTAAGAGAGAAAAAGATAATTTAG
- a CDS encoding EMC3/TMCO1 family protein → MLLDFLNFISVTPYSTLFITFLAFIHSLTTILLNRKFIDRRLFSEWQKEIAEWSSERELAKKTGDKKLMAKVKKQELRIMQIRSKMSKQQTKSSLIMMISFMIIWWLLIFFYGNTPVAYIPLFWSRVGIPFVFWYPVCHFFFNFVLSKIFNVEMGMLPKT, encoded by the coding sequence ATGTTATTGGACTTTCTCAATTTCATCAGCGTCACTCCATATTCGACCCTTTTCATAACGTTCTTGGCTTTTATTCATTCCTTAACAACAATTCTATTAAACCGTAAATTTATTGATAGACGTTTATTTAGTGAGTGGCAGAAAGAAATTGCCGAATGGAGCTCTGAGAGAGAGCTTGCCAAGAAAACTGGCGATAAGAAGCTTATGGCTAAGGTTAAAAAGCAGGAGCTTCGGATAATGCAGATTAGATCTAAAATGTCTAAGCAGCAAACTAAATCCTCACTGATCATGATGATCTCATTTATGATAATATGGTGGCTATTAATATTCTTCTATGGGAATACGCCCGTGGCATATATACCCCTATTCTGGAGTAGGGTTGGGATACCATTCGTTTTTTGGTATCCTGTATGCCACTTCTTCTTTAATTTCGTGCTCTCGAAAATCTTTAATGTTGAGATGGGGATGCTGCCTAAAACATAG
- the secY gene encoding preprotein translocase subunit SecY translates to MAGKFLRAFQPLIQFIPEIRAPERRVSFNEKLLWTAFALVIYLVMSEIPLYGLSKSPELLFYRVIFASSKGTLMELGIGPIVTAGLILQLLAASGFINVDFSNPEDRALFSGANKVFAIIMTIIQASAYLLGGLFGTGLGAIQSIVIFIQLIFAGLIVMLLDEMIQKGWGIGSGISLFILAGVAQNIMVDCFSIVRVGTPARFRGVFPALIETLVSGSSISNIIIGNDPSILGLILTVGIFLFCIYAQGVRVEIPISHSRFRGFRGRYPISLLYVSNLPVIFASALFGNIYIIGQILWNNYRNSPELGPWIRLLGDFEYVEGGYRPIGGLAYYVSSPRGFADVIFDPIRYTIYAVLLILFCVIFSWVWLQVGGLDPRTIAKQLVDAGMQVPGFRRSEKPIEIILKRYIPTVTLLGGLIVGFLAAIADLFGAFGTGTGILLSVGIIYQYYQQIMSERIEEIYPGIRKFLGR, encoded by the coding sequence TTGGCTGGCAAGTTCCTAAGAGCCTTTCAGCCCCTAATACAGTTTATCCCTGAGATTAGGGCTCCTGAGCGTAGGGTTAGCTTTAATGAGAAGCTTCTTTGGACAGCTTTCGCCCTAGTTATTTATTTAGTTATGTCTGAGATACCGCTTTATGGTTTGAGTAAAAGCCCTGAATTACTCTTTTATAGAGTAATATTTGCTTCAAGTAAAGGGACGTTGATGGAGCTTGGTATAGGCCCAATAGTTACTGCTGGACTGATTTTACAACTGCTCGCAGCCTCAGGCTTTATAAACGTTGATTTCTCTAACCCGGAGGATAGGGCTCTCTTTTCAGGCGCCAATAAGGTCTTTGCAATAATTATGACTATTATTCAGGCATCAGCATATCTTTTGGGCGGCTTATTTGGTACTGGTTTAGGGGCTATACAATCAATAGTGATCTTTATTCAGCTAATTTTCGCTGGTTTAATTGTCATGCTCTTAGATGAGATGATTCAGAAGGGTTGGGGGATTGGCAGTGGAATAAGCCTATTCATCTTAGCTGGGGTAGCCCAAAATATAATGGTAGACTGCTTTTCAATAGTCAGGGTTGGTACTCCAGCGAGATTTAGAGGAGTCTTCCCGGCTCTCATTGAAACTCTAGTTAGCGGCAGCTCTATAAGTAATATTATTATAGGTAATGACCCAAGTATTCTAGGCTTAATATTGACTGTGGGAATCTTCCTATTCTGTATATATGCTCAGGGAGTTAGAGTTGAGATACCAATTTCACACTCACGTTTTAGGGGTTTTAGGGGGAGGTATCCGATAAGCCTGCTTTATGTTTCTAATCTACCAGTCATATTTGCATCGGCATTATTCGGTAACATCTATATTATAGGGCAAATATTATGGAATAATTATCGTAATAGTCCTGAGCTAGGTCCATGGATAAGGTTACTTGGCGACTTCGAGTATGTTGAGGGCGGTTACCGACCAATAGGCGGATTAGCATATTATGTTTCATCTCCAAGAGGTTTCGCGGATGTCATATTTGACCCAATAAGATACACTATTTACGCGGTGTTGCTGATTTTATTCTGTGTTATTTTCTCATGGGTTTGGCTCCAAGTTGGTGGATTAGACCCTAGAACTATTGCTAAGCAGCTTGTTGATGCAGGTATGCAGGTTCCAGGCTTCAGGAGATCTGAGAAGCCCATTGAGATTATTTTGAAGCGATATATTCCAACCGTGACTTTACTTGGCGGTTTAATTGTTGGCTTCCTGGCGGCTATAGCAGATTTATTTGGCGCGTTCGGAACAGGTACTGGTATATTGCTCTCCGTGGGCATTATCTACCAATATTATCAGCAAATAATGAGTGAGCGTATCGAGGAAATTTATCCTGGAATAAGAAAGTTTCTTGGGAGGTAA
- a CDS encoding uL15 family ribosomal protein, whose amino-acid sequence MTYLEVICVMPHKLRKIRKKRGSRTCGYGRVGQHRKSGSKGERRAGRHKHLWSWVLRYEPDYFGKVGFVSPKQKMIKSLRCINLKDLEEIALKTAGKIKKGEKIFIDLEAMGYDKLLGEGRISLPVRVKVPLYTETARRKIEEAGGEIIASKEIKETEVIAKSG is encoded by the coding sequence ATGACGTATCTGGAGGTTATATGTGTTATGCCTCATAAACTTAGGAAGATTCGAAAGAAGCGTGGTTCCAGGACGTGTGGTTATGGTAGGGTTGGTCAGCATAGAAAGAGTGGATCTAAGGGTGAGAGAAGGGCTGGTAGACATAAGCATTTATGGTCTTGGGTTTTAAGGTATGAGCCAGACTACTTTGGTAAAGTTGGCTTTGTTTCTCCAAAACAGAAGATGATAAAGAGTCTTCGATGCATAAATTTAAAGGACCTTGAGGAAATAGCCTTAAAAACAGCTGGTAAAATCAAGAAGGGTGAGAAGATATTTATAGATTTGGAGGCTATGGGATACGATAAACTTTTGGGTGAGGGACGTATAAGCCTGCCAGTAAGAGTTAAGGTTCCATTATATACTGAAACAGCCCGAAGAAAGATTGAGGAAGCTGGTGGGGAAATAATAGCATCCAAAGAGATTAAGGAGACTGAGGTTATAGCCAAATCTGGATAA
- a CDS encoding 50S ribosomal protein L30 — protein sequence MAVVRVRGTVNVREDIEDTLRMLNLTRNCHVTLIDNRPSYMGMLQKVQNQVAWGEVSKDVIVLLLKERGRLVGDKKITDDYAKRIGFESIDALAEAIYNLKVEFKSLPKIKPVFRLHPPSKGYKGSVKKSWKSGGITGYMGESINDLIKRMV from the coding sequence TTGGCTGTTGTTAGGGTTCGAGGTACAGTTAATGTTAGAGAAGATATCGAAGATACTTTAAGAATGCTTAATTTAACACGTAATTGCCATGTAACGCTAATTGATAATCGCCCCTCTTATATGGGTATGCTTCAGAAGGTTCAGAATCAGGTGGCATGGGGTGAGGTTTCAAAAGATGTCATTGTGCTGCTTCTTAAGGAAAGAGGTAGACTTGTGGGGGATAAGAAGATTACGGATGATTATGCCAAAAGAATTGGTTTTGAGTCTATTGATGCCTTAGCTGAAGCCATCTATAATTTGAAGGTTGAGTTTAAGAGTCTCCCGAAGATTAAGCCCGTTTTTCGTCTTCATCCGCCAAGCAAGGGTTATAAGGGTAGTGTAAAAAAGAGCTGGAAGAGTGGTGGTATAACTGGGTATATGGGTGAGAGCATAAACGATCTGATTAAGAGAATGGTGTAA
- a CDS encoding 30S ribosomal protein S5 gives MSEDVGEAKGPEEWVPRTKLGRMVLEGKISSLEEIFANGFKISEPQIVNILVPNLEEEVINISLVQKQTDAGEKSRFKAIVAVGNRDGYIGIGSGKATQVRTAIEKAANDARLNITIIRRGCGSWECGCGQPHSLPFEVTGKCGAVRVKLIPGPRGLGLVAGEVAKVILRLAGVRDCWTRSYGPTRTVPSFAYALFDALKRTYEITTPLDWAR, from the coding sequence TTGAGTGAAGATGTCGGTGAGGCGAAGGGTCCAGAGGAATGGGTTCCACGAACTAAGCTTGGTAGGATGGTGCTTGAGGGTAAAATATCCTCTCTAGAGGAGATTTTCGCCAATGGATTTAAGATTAGTGAGCCGCAGATAGTGAATATACTTGTTCCAAATCTTGAGGAGGAAGTTATAAATATAAGCCTGGTGCAAAAACAGACTGATGCTGGCGAAAAATCTAGGTTTAAGGCTATAGTTGCTGTTGGGAATAGGGATGGGTATATAGGTATAGGTTCCGGTAAGGCTACGCAGGTTCGTACAGCAATAGAGAAGGCGGCGAATGATGCTCGCCTAAATATCACGATTATACGTAGGGGATGCGGAAGCTGGGAGTGTGGATGTGGACAGCCACACTCACTGCCGTTTGAGGTTACTGGAAAATGTGGTGCTGTGAGGGTTAAACTTATACCTGGACCTAGAGGTTTAGGTTTAGTTGCTGGTGAGGTTGCTAAGGTTATTCTTAGGCTTGCTGGCGTTAGGGATTGCTGGACGAGGAGTTATGGTCCAACAAGAACTGTTCCCTCATTTGCGTATGCGCTCTTTGATGCTCTAAAGAGGACATATGAAATTACTACACCGTTAGATTGGGCGAGGTAG
- the acs gene encoding acetate--CoA ligase, giving the protein MKEEPIRWVVEDPEKKNVFWPSEEMKKRAWISDERIYEEAAKDPVAWWAKLAREGITWFKEWTETYVWNPPFYKWFVGGKLNICYNAVDRHIKTWRRNKAAIIWEPELINEPHRVLTYYDLYREVNKFANVLKSLGVKKGDRVGIYLPMIPEVIIAMLACARIGAVHSVVFSAFSGQSLKERMIDAEAKVLITADGYYRRGNVINLKANADIGVEGTSIDKVIVVERMGKEAGLSVNIVEGRDYWWHELMEKAEPYCEPEVLDSEDIHFILYTSGTTGKPKGIEHHVGGYAVQAYWTTKWDFDLHDDDLFWCTADIGWITGHTYNCYGPLMNGVTFLIYEGAPDYPAPDRWWQIIEKYGVTVFYTAPTAIRMLMKYGDEWVKKHDLSTLRILGTVGEPINEEAWLWYFNVVGGGRCPIIDTWWQTETGGTLIHSLPGIGPFIPTVAGRPFPGTKFAILTEDGKPTSIGEGGYLVQLSPFAPGMFRTIYKDPERFRQQYFSVYGEKIYYTGDGAYIHDEMGNIRITGRVDDVMKVAGHRLATAEVENAIAQHPSVVESAVVSAPHEIKGETPVAFVVLKPGYKPSAELEAEIKKTVDKIIGPIARPERIIFVDDLPKTRSGKIMRRILKALLRNQPLGDITTLMNPESVQMLKERVGYREDQQ; this is encoded by the coding sequence ATGAAAGAGGAGCCTATTAGATGGGTTGTTGAAGATCCAGAGAAGAAAAATGTTTTCTGGCCATCCGAGGAGATGAAGAAGAGAGCTTGGATAAGTGATGAGAGAATCTATGAAGAGGCTGCAAAGGATCCAGTTGCTTGGTGGGCTAAGCTCGCTAGGGAGGGTATAACGTGGTTTAAGGAGTGGACTGAAACATACGTATGGAACCCACCATTTTATAAATGGTTTGTCGGTGGAAAACTCAATATATGCTATAATGCTGTCGACAGGCATATTAAGACCTGGCGTAGGAATAAGGCTGCTATAATATGGGAGCCGGAGCTGATAAATGAGCCGCATAGGGTTCTAACATATTACGATCTTTATCGTGAAGTCAATAAGTTTGCGAATGTCTTAAAGAGTTTAGGTGTAAAGAAGGGTGATAGGGTCGGCATATATCTGCCGATGATTCCAGAAGTTATTATAGCGATGCTTGCTTGCGCACGTATAGGCGCTGTGCACAGCGTTGTTTTCTCAGCCTTCAGTGGGCAATCGCTTAAGGAGAGGATGATCGATGCTGAAGCAAAGGTATTGATCACTGCCGACGGATACTATAGGCGGGGAAACGTAATAAATCTTAAAGCTAACGCGGACATAGGTGTAGAGGGAACTTCAATAGATAAAGTTATTGTTGTTGAAAGAATGGGGAAAGAAGCTGGATTAAGCGTTAATATAGTTGAGGGACGCGATTACTGGTGGCATGAGTTAATGGAGAAGGCTGAACCATATTGTGAACCAGAGGTTTTGGACAGTGAGGACATACATTTCATATTATATACGAGCGGAACAACTGGTAAGCCTAAAGGGATAGAACACCATGTCGGCGGATATGCTGTTCAAGCATATTGGACAACCAAATGGGACTTTGATTTACATGATGATGACCTATTTTGGTGCACAGCTGACATAGGGTGGATAACTGGGCACACATATAACTGCTATGGTCCATTAATGAATGGTGTAACATTTCTGATATATGAAGGAGCACCTGATTATCCAGCTCCAGACAGATGGTGGCAGATAATTGAGAAGTATGGCGTAACAGTATTTTACACGGCGCCTACAGCTATAAGAATGCTCATGAAGTATGGCGATGAGTGGGTTAAGAAGCACGATCTAAGCACTCTCAGAATTCTTGGAACCGTTGGTGAGCCAATAAATGAGGAGGCTTGGCTATGGTACTTTAACGTTGTAGGCGGAGGAAGATGCCCAATAATTGACACGTGGTGGCAAACCGAGACTGGTGGAACATTAATCCACTCATTACCCGGCATAGGTCCATTCATACCAACGGTTGCTGGCAGGCCATTCCCAGGAACGAAATTTGCAATCCTAACTGAGGATGGAAAACCAACTAGTATCGGTGAAGGCGGATACCTAGTTCAATTATCTCCTTTCGCACCTGGAATGTTTAGGACTATTTATAAAGATCCTGAAAGATTTAGGCAGCAATACTTCAGCGTCTATGGTGAGAAAATATATTATACTGGTGATGGCGCCTATATCCATGATGAGATGGGCAATATCAGGATCACTGGAAGGGTTGACGATGTAATGAAGGTTGCAGGTCATAGACTGGCTACAGCTGAGGTTGAAAATGCAATAGCCCAGCATCCATCCGTTGTTGAAAGCGCTGTTGTCTCAGCACCGCATGAGATTAAGGGTGAGACCCCGGTAGCGTTCGTTGTTCTTAAACCCGGATATAAGCCTTCAGCAGAGCTTGAAGCTGAGATAAAAAAAACTGTTGATAAGATTATAGGACCCATTGCTAGACCGGAGAGAATAATATTTGTTGATGACCTGCCGAAAACTAGAAGCGGGAAGATCATGCGCAGAATACTTAAAGCCCTATTAAGGAATCAACCCTTAGGTGACATAACAACATTAATGAATCCAGAGTCGGTCCAAATGCTTAAGGAAAGAGTTGGATATAGAGAAGACCAGCAATAA
- a CDS encoding response regulator, with protein sequence MPSILIVDDDESIRRTLAMILEEKGYSVDTAESGEEAIRKSMENFYNLALIDIKLPDIEGTKLLTEMKDTVPKMIKIIMTGYPTLENAIEAVNNGADGYIIKPINMDELLRKIEEHLERQRKERKYSEEKVAEFIESRIREIKHKSKK encoded by the coding sequence ATGCCCTCCATCCTTATAGTTGATGACGATGAGAGTATAAGAAGAACCTTGGCAATGATACTTGAGGAGAAGGGTTACTCTGTTGACACAGCTGAGAGTGGGGAGGAAGCGATACGAAAGTCGATGGAAAACTTCTATAATCTCGCATTAATAGATATCAAGTTACCAGATATTGAGGGAACTAAGCTCTTAACTGAAATGAAAGATACTGTTCCAAAAATGATTAAGATAATTATGACGGGCTACCCAACGCTGGAGAATGCTATTGAAGCAGTAAATAATGGGGCTGACGGATACATAATTAAGCCAATAAATATGGATGAACTTCTAAGGAAAATTGAAGAGCACCTGGAGAGACAGAGGAAGGAAAGAAAATACAGCGAGGAAAAAGTTGCTGAATTTATAGAGTCGCGTATAAGAGAGATTAAGCATAAATCTAAAAAATAA